TCCACGCCATCACCTCCGGCAACCATATCTGGGACAAGAAGGACGCGCTGGACTTCATCAAGAGGGAAGGGCGGCTGGTGCGCCCCGCGAACTACCCCGAAGGTACCCCCGGCAGGGGAAGCACGGTCGTCTCCACTCCGGGGGGGACAAAGGTAGCGGTCCTCAACCTGGAGGGGCGGGTGTTCATGAACAACCTCGACTGTCCATTCCGCACCGCAGACCGGGAGATCGCGCAGCTCAAGACGATCACACCGATCATCTTCGTTGACTTCCATGCAGAGGCGACCTCGGAAAAGGCCTCCCTCGGCTGGTACCTCGACGGCCGCGTCTCCGCCGTCATCGGAACCCACACCCATGTGCAGACGGCCGACGAGCGGATCCTCACCGGGGGGACCGCCTACATGACGGACGTGGGGATGACCGGTCCTTTCGAGTCGGTGATCGGGGTGCGCAAGGAAGAGGCGATCGAGAAGTTCATCACGCAGCGCCCGAGCAAGTTTGAGGTGGCGAAGAAGGACATCCGCATCAACGCGGTGGCGATCCAGATCGATGAGAAGACGGGGCTCGCGCTCGGTATAGAGCGGATCAGCGTGCCCTGCTAAAAAGTTTTTTCGGCCGGCGGCAGCCGGCCTTGCAGTGAGACTGCTGGAGGATTTGCAATGACTGTTGCCGAGCAACTGGAAATCATCAAGAGGGGCGCCACCGAGATCCTGGTGGAGAAGGAGCTGGTCGAGAAGCTGGAA
The DNA window shown above is from Geomonas sp. RF6 and carries:
- a CDS encoding TIGR00282 family metallophosphoesterase; amino-acid sequence: MPVKLLFVGDIVGKPGREALSRELHRIVDRHMIDLVIANGENAAGGFGLTVETANELFKCGIHAITSGNHIWDKKDALDFIKREGRLVRPANYPEGTPGRGSTVVSTPGGTKVAVLNLEGRVFMNNLDCPFRTADREIAQLKTITPIIFVDFHAEATSEKASLGWYLDGRVSAVIGTHTHVQTADERILTGGTAYMTDVGMTGPFESVIGVRKEEAIEKFITQRPSKFEVAKKDIRINAVAIQIDEKTGLALGIERISVPC